The following are encoded together in the Phaseolus vulgaris cultivar G19833 chromosome 9, P. vulgaris v2.0, whole genome shotgun sequence genome:
- the LOC137821639 gene encoding LRR receptor-like serine/threonine-protein kinase RGI1 encodes MSSNALTLFILFLNISLCPSISALNQEGHSLLSWLSTFNSSNSIAAFSSWDPTNKDPCTWDYITCSKEGFVSEIIITSIDMRSSFPTQLLSFGHLTTLVISNGNLTGEIPGSVGNLSSLVTLDLSFNALSGSIPEEIGMLSKLQLLLLNSNSLKGGIPTTIGNCSKLQHLALYDNQLSGMIPGEIGLLRTLETLRAGGNPGIHGEIPMQISDCKALVFLGLAVTGVSGEIPPSIGELQNLKTLSVYTAHLTGRIPAEIQNCSALEDLFLYENQLFGNIPYEMGSMQSLRRVLLWQNNLTGSIPESLGNCTNLKVIDFSLNSLGGQIPVTLSNLLLLEEFLLSDNSIYGEIPSYVGNFSRLKQLELDNNKFSGKIPPVMGQLKELTLFYAWQNQLDGNIPTELSNCDKLEALDLSHNFLTGSIPNALFHLGNLTQLLLISNRLSGQIPVDIGSCTSLIRLRLGSNNFTGQIPPEIGHLRSLSFLELSNNLLSGDIPSEIGNCAHLELLDLHSNVLEGTIPSSLKFLVGLNVLELSANRITGSVPENLGKLKSLNKFILSGNLISGVIPGTLGLCKDLQLLDISNNRITGSIPDEIGHLQGLDILLNLSWNSLSGPIPETLSNLSKLSILDLSHNKLTGTLTVLVSLDNLVSLNVSYNSFSGSLPDTKFFRDLPFFAFAGNPDLCISKCHTSENGQGFKSMRNVIVYTFLGVVLISIFVTCGVILALRIHGGNFGRNFDSDEMEWAFTPFQKVNFSIDDILTKLSESNIVGKGCSGIVYRVEIPTKHIIAVKKLWPIKKEEPPERDLFTAEVQTLGSIRHKNIVRLLGCFDNGRTRLLLFDYICNGSLFGLLHEKRLFLDWDARYKIILGAAHGLEYLHHDCIPPIVHRDIKANNILVGPQFEAFLADFGLAKLVSSSECSGASHTVAGSYGYIAPEYGYSLRITEKSDVYSFGVVLLEVLTGMEPTDNRIPESAHIVTWVSNEIREKIREFTSILDQQLVLQSGTKTSEMLQVLGVALLCVNPSPEERPTMKDVAAMLKEIRHENDDFEKPNFLHKGMVANPKAAVHCSSFSRSCEPLIIESTSSSSS; translated from the exons ATGTCAAGCAATGCATTAACTCTTTTTATCTTGTTTCTTAATATCTCCTTGTGTCCATCCATCTCTGCTCTGAACCAGGAAGGCCACTCTCTCCTGTCATGGCTTTCAACCTTCAACTCCTCCAACTCTATCGCTGCCTTCTCTTCATGGGATCCGACCAACAAAGATCCTTGTACATGGGATTACATAACATGTTCCAAAGAAGGGTTTGTGTCAGAGATCATAATAACATCCATAGATATGCGTAGCAGCTTCCCCACGCAACTCCTTTCTTTTGGTCACCTCACCACTCTTGTCATCTCAAATGGAAATCTCACTGGTGAGATTCCAGGTTCAGTGGGAAACTTGTCCTCCTTGGTAACTTTGGACCTTAGCTTCAATGCTTTGTCAGGAAGCATTCCAGAAGAAATAGGAATGCTATCTAAGCTGCAGTTGTTATTGTTGAATTCCAATTCCTTGAAGGGTGGAATTCCAACTACAATTGGAAACTGTTCAAAGCTTCAGCATCTGGCACTTTATGACAACCAGCTCTCTGGAATGATACCTGGAGAAATAGGCCTGTTGAGGACTCTTGAAACTCTCAGAGCAGGAGGAAATCCAGGTATTCATGGAGAAATTCCAATGCAGATATCAGACTGTAAGGCCCTTGTTTTTCTGGGACTTGCAGTTACTGGGGTTTCTGGGGAGATTCCACCAAGTATAGGGGAGCTTCAAAATCTCAAGACACTTTCAGTCTACACGGCACATCTCACAGGTCGTATCCCAGCAGAGATTCAGAACTGCTCAGCCTTGGAGGATTTGTTTCTGTATGAAAACCAGCTTTTTGGAAACATTCCTTATGAAATGGGCTCCATGCAAAGCCTCAGGAGGGTGTTGCTTTGGCAGAACAATTTAACTGGCTCCATTCCAGAAAGTCTTGGGAACTGTACAAATCTCAAGGTTATAGATTTCTCTTTGAATTCTCTGGGGGGTCAGATACCTGTGACTCTCAGTAATCTACTCTTACTGGAGGAGTTTCTTTTGTCTGATAATAGTATTTATGGAGAAATACCTTCCTATGTTGGCAACTTTTCCAGGCTAAAGCAACTTGAATTGGATAACAACAAATTCTCCGGGAAGATTCCACCTGTTATGGGGCAACTGAAGGAACTGACCCTCTTTTATGCCTGGCAGAATCAACTGGATGGAAATATACCAACAGAGCTATCCAACTGTGATAAACTTGAAGCACTTGATCTTTCACACAATTTCCTCACTGGCTCCATTCCAAATGCACTCTTTCATCTGGGGAATTTGACTCAGTTGTTGCTAATATCAAACAGACTTTCAGGTCAAATTCCAGTTGATATTGGCAGCTGCACCAGTTTGATTAGGTTACGGCTGGGATCAAACAACTTTACTGGTCAAATTCCACCAGAAATAGGTCATTTAAGAAGTTTGAGCTTTCTTGAGTTGTCAAATAATCTACTCAGTGGAGATATTCCCTCTGAGATAGGTAACTGTGCTCATCTAGAATTGCTTGACTTGCACAGCAATGTGCTGGAAGGAACCATTCCTTCCTCATTGAAATTCCTAGTTGGTCTTAATGTGTTAGAACTTTCAGCAAATAGAATAACTGGAAGTGTTCCTGAGAATTTGGGCAAGCTTAAATCTctaaataagtttattttaagTGGAAACCTTATCTCTGGTGTGATCCCAGGGACACTGGGGCTGTGTAAGGATTTGCAGTTGCTGGATATAAGTAACAATAGGATCACTGGGTCTATTCCAGATGAGATTGGTCATTTGCAAGGATTAGATATCCTCTTGAATTTGAGTTGGAATTCTCTTAGTGGCCCCATTCCAGAGACCTTGTCAAATCTCTCAAAACTATCCATCTTGGACCTCTCTCACAACAAGCTCACAGGTACACTCACTGTACTGGTTAGTCTTGACAATCTTGTGTCTCTAAATGTCTCCTATAATAGCTTTTCTGGTTCTCTTCCTGATACAAAGTTCTTCCGAGATCTACCCTTCTTTGCATTTGCTGGTAACCCTGACCTTTGCATTAGTAAGTGCCATACAAGTGAAAATGGCCAAGGCTTCAAGTCAATGAGAAATGTTATTGTCTACACTTTCCTTGGGgttgttttaatttctatttttgttaCTTGTGGAGTAATTTTAGCTCTCCGTATTCATGGGGGAAACTTTGGCAGGAATTTTGATAGTGATGAAATGGAATGGGCTTTCACTCCATTCCAGAAAGTAAACTTCTCCATCGATGACATTTTAACAAAGTTGTCTGAATCAAACATTGTCGGAAAGGGTTGCTCAGGAATTGTTTATCGCGTAGAGATTCCAACCAAACATATTATTGCAGTGAAGAAGTTATGGCCAATAAAGAAGGAAGAGCCACCAGAGAGAGATCTGTTTACTGCAGAAGTTCAGACCCTTGGATCAATAAGACACAAGAATATAGTGAGACTTTTAGGATGCTTTGACAATGGAAGAACTAGATTGCTCTTGTTTGATTACATATGCAATGGAAGTTTGTTTGGACTGCTTCATGAAAAGAGATTGTTCTTGGATTGGGATGCCAGGTATAAGATTATACTGGGAGCAGCTCATGGTTTAGAATATCTTCATCATGATTGTATCCCTCCAATTGTCCACAGAGACATTAAGGCTAACAACATCTTGGTAGGTCCACAATTTGAAGCTTTTCTTGCAGATTTTGGTCTTGCAAAACTAGTGAGTTCCTCAGAGTGTTCAGGGGCCTCTCATACAGTTGCAGGTTCTTATGGATACATTGCTCCTG AATATGGATACAGTTTAAGGATCACAGAAAAGAGTGATGTGTACAGTTTCGGTGTTGTACTTCTTGAGGTTTTAACGGGGATGGAACCTACTGATAACAGGATTCCAGAGAGTGCTCACATTGTCACATGGGTTAGCAACGAAATCCGAGAGAAAATAAGGGAATTTACATCTATCCTTGATCAGCAACTAGTATTGCAGAGTGGAACAAAAACCTCTGAGATGCTTCAAGTTCTAGGAGTGGCTCTCCTCTGTGTGAATCCATCACCAGAAGAAAGGCCTACTATGAAAGACGTAGCAGCAATGCTCAAGGAGATTAGACATGAAAATGATGATTTCGAAAAACCAAATTTTCTCCATAAAGGCATGGTTGCGAATCCAAAAGCAGCAGTTCACTGTTCAAGTTTCTCCAGATCATGTGAACCTTTAATTATAGAATCaacatcttcttcttcttcttag
- the LOC137822033 gene encoding uncharacterized protein, producing MASLPQLSATLGACISSKIKSIDALPCSAQLSSSNKKSAGALFPLTLVREKRPKIESWKQQSEKWKVWAGESSELVPRSDVENVVKDFHRAFNGKNIEQLKQLIWDDCEYQDYLFYSPYKGQGNVIKFLQNVMEAMGPNIKIAVGEINVEDVKEAKLMATVFWHLEWGNDKKKLPFSKGCRFFWFKEVDGKLVISKITGLEELPIKPGELALNALKAISTFLDSYPPMAAVLLNYPAFQDD from the exons ATGGCATCACTGCCCCAATTGTCTGCCACATTAGGAGCTTGCATAAGctcaaaaattaaaagcatTGACGCACTACCATGCAGTGCCCAATTAAGCAGCAGCAACAAGAAGAGTGCTGGTGCGTTGTTTCCATTAACATTAGTGAGAGAAAAGAGGCCCAAAATAGAGTCATGGAAACAGCAAAGTGAAAAATGGAAAGTGTGGGCTGGGGAAAGTTCTGAGTTGGTGCCACGATCAGATGTAGAGAACGTTGTGAAAGATTTCCACCGTGCCTTCAATGGTAAAAACATTGAACAATTGAAGCAGTTAATTTGGGATGATTGTGAGTACCAGGACTACCTCTTCTACAGTCCTTACAAAGGCCAG GGGAATGTGATAAAGTTCTTGCAGAACGTGATGGAAGCGATGGGTCCAAATATAAAAATTGCTGTGGGAGAGATCAACGTGGAAGATGTGAAAGAGGCCAAACTTATGGCTACTGTATTTTGGCACTTGG AGTGGGGAAACGACAAAAAGAAACTACCCTTCTCAAAAGGATGCAGATTCTTTTGGTTTAAAGAAGTTGACGGAAAATTGGTTATTAG CAAGATAACAGGCTTGGAGGAACTTCCAATAAAACCGGGTGAACTAGCTCTG AATGCCCTAAAAGCAATTAGTACGTTTTTGGACAGCTATCCACCCATGGCTGCAG TCTTACTTAACTATCCTGCTTTTCAAGATGATTGA
- the LOC137822034 gene encoding dof zinc finger protein DOF3.5-like — protein sequence MFPHTLISASALQQMLHHHHFPTPMEQRSRWKPNIEVAPNCPRCASTNTKFCYYNNYSLSQPRYFCKACRRYWTKGGSLRNVPVGGGCRKNRRGKSSSRLHQTQRSFTSASDDTDSSLDDAHPNNNASREIDMALVFAKFLNPKQNVGEDNSGSSSSNNYLTPSAQTESDTAVAHSPNKGLPDPVIVDSDSDAVVAIENFGREELSLGEIDDLERLLGVCGDEDGLWCDATLSSSVSWEPPVKEMQLQELEYSMPLNESEEQLLPITYASTVNSMSDTCWSTWGSFDLSTMEVFSSSP from the coding sequence ATGTTCCCGCATACCCTTATTAGTGCTTCTGCCCTTCAACAAATGTTGCATCATCATCACTTTCCAACCCCAATGGAACAACGTTCGAGGTGGAAACCCAACATTGAGGTGGCGCCCAATTGCCCTCGTTGCGCTTCCACCAACACCAAATTCTGTTACTACAACAACTACAGCTTGTCGCAGCCCCGCTATTTCTGCAAAGCCTGCAGACGCTACTGGACCAAAGGAGGCTCTCTCCGCAACGTCCCCGTTGGCGGCGGCTGTCGCAAGAACCGCCGCGGAAAGTCCTCCTCGCGCCTCCACCAAACCCAACGCTCTTTCACCTCCGCTTCCGATGACACCGACTCTTCACTTGACGATGCCCATCCAAACAACAACGCCTCTCGTGAAATAGACATGGCCCTTGTGTTCGCCAAATTCTTGAACCCAAAACAAAACGTTGGTGAGGATAACAGCGGCTCCTCTTCTTCCAACAATTACTTAACACCGAGCGCTCAAACCGAGAGTGATACTGCAGTTGCTCACTCGCCGAACAAGGGTTTGCCGGATCCTGTCATTGTAGATTCTGACTCCGATGCAGTGGTGGCAATTGAGAATTTTGGAAGGGAGGAATTGAGTTTGGGTGAGATTGATGATTTGGAGAGGCTTCTGGGTGTGTGTGGGGATGAAGATGGTCTTTGGTGTGATGCTACCCTGTCCTCTTCCGTTTCTTGGGAACCACCCGTGAAGGAAATGCAGTTGCAGGAATTGGAATACTCGATGCCGTTGAATGAAAGCGAGGAGCAATTATTGCCCATCACTTATGCATCTACCGTGAATTCAATGAGTGACACCTGCTGGAGCACTTGGGGTTCCTTTGATCTTTCAACCATGGAAGTGTTCTCATCAAGTCCTTGA